Proteins encoded by one window of Amaranthus tricolor cultivar Red isolate AtriRed21 chromosome 4, ASM2621246v1, whole genome shotgun sequence:
- the LOC130810085 gene encoding uncharacterized protein LOC130810085 isoform X2: protein MDESSASGGGRGKNKRFWTAQEDKALVEALSELAVDPHWRCENGFRSGYMVRLEELIGKALPGCGLKALPHIDSRLKTLVAKFRAISQMLNTSGFVWDDEKKMISVDRAVYDEYCKNHPNCKNLFGVSFPHFHELMNVYGKDYATGKPAEDYVEAIQNLQNVAPPQVTLDSSDDEGIDASGNATQTVTSPPAKKMKTEKTSNKRSKRGNAGEGSSNELASLQAFMKDMNVHLSTMANVMARTDDREQKVVEQTEKVLEELLSFNLEGVTPNQVFEVANILTSQPNKLLIFSKCPDALKSDYVKSLLGGNSNA, encoded by the exons ATGGATGAAAGTAGTGCTAGTGGAGGTGGAAGGGGAAAAAACAAACGATTTTGGACTGCCCAAGAAGATAAGGCTCTTGTGGAAGCCTTGTCAGAGTTAGCTGTTGATCCTCACTGGAGGTGTGAAAATGGATTTAGAAGCGGCTACATGGTTCGCTTAGAGGAGCTCATAGGTAAGGCTCTTCCTGGTTGTGGTTTGAAGGCTCTGCCACACATTGATTCTCGACTTAAGACACTTGTAGCCAAGTTTAGGgctatttctcaaatgttaaataCAAGTGGATTCGTCtgggatgatgaaaaaaaaatgatttctgTAGATCGGGCTGTTTATGACGAGTATTGCAAG AATCATCCGAATTGCAAAAACCTGTTTGGAGTTTCATTTCCGCACTTTCATGAACTAATGAATGTTTACGGCAAGGATTACGCTACCGGAAAACCAGCTGAAGATTATGTTGAAGCAATACAGAATTTGCAAAACGTTGCCCCTCCACAAGTTACacttgattcaagtgatgatgagggAATTGATGCTAGTGGTAATGCCACTCAAACTGTTACTTCTCCTCCtgctaaaaaaatgaaaactgaAAAAACTTCTAATAAAAGAAGTAAGAGAGGAAATGCTGGTGAAGGTAGTTCTAATGAGTTGGCTAGCTTACAAGCATTCATGAAAGACATGAATGTTCATCTTTCAACTATGGCAAATGTGATGGCCCGCACTGATGATCGTGAGCAAAAAGTAGTTGAACAGACTGAGAAAGTGTTAGAGGAACTACTATCTTTTAATTTAGAAGGTGTAACTCCTAACCAAGTTTTTGAAGTGGCTAACATTCTAACCTCACAACCAAACAAGCTCCTCATATTTTCAAAGTGTCCCGACGCTTTGAAAAGTGATTATGTTAAGAGTCTTCTTGGAGGAAATAGTAATGCTTAG
- the LOC130810087 gene encoding uncharacterized protein LOC130810087: MEQHRENEEQSETTPLLNPEPIFKEETTPSTPLIEEENSDRAKKSVRTKIPEVELHVYRQGKGPISVMKSSLGGWDQDQLEVRDILEQFGFKSIYAYNPNDGDRGVPIRFHPRNGRSILPYKDGSVIYIDGEPKDSLIKPVTRIVVGVAIITILIAIVVSESPKWAEKFSFKGMRISPWILTCAIIIFTRMRKRTKDFCKNRGWC, encoded by the exons ATGGAGCAGCACAGAGAAAACGAAGAACAGTCAGAAACCACCCCTCTTCTGAATCCAGAACCAATTTTCAAAGAAGAAACCACCCCTTCAACACCATTAATAGAAGAAGAAAACTCAGATCGAGCTAAAAAATCGGTGCGAACGAAGATACCTGAAGTGGAATTGCATGTATATCGCCAAGGTAAAGGTCCAATTTCTGTCATGAAATCCAGTTTAGGAGGTTGGGATCAAGATCAATTGGAAGTACGTGATATCTTAGAACAGTTCGGATTTAAGTCGATTTATGCCTATAATCCTAATGATGGAGATCGTGGTGTTCCTATAAGGTTTCATCCTAGGAATGGCCGTTCTATTCTCCCTTACAAAGATGGTTCTGTTATTTACATTGATGGCGAACCCAAG GACTCCTTGATCAAACCTGTTACGAGGATTGTGGTTGGCGTGGCCATTATAACTATCTTGATAGCTATCGTGGTGAGTGAATCACCAAAGTGGGCTGAAAAATTTAGCTTCAAGGGTATGCGAATCTCACCCTGGATTCTTACATGTGCAATAATCATCTTTACTCGCATGAGGAAGCGTACGAAGGACTTTTGCAAGAATCGTGGTTGGTGTTAG